The window CGTCCCAAACTCACCGCCGGCCTGAATAATGATTCTCTGGCTGGCGGGAAGACATGGCTTTGTGCGTACCGTGCATGAGCTGCCGGTGGTTCGGTGCGGATTATTTGTCCGCCGCCCGGCCCCGCGGGGCGGGCGGGGGCTGGATTTCCACCCGGGCGAGGTAGTCGGCGAGTGTCTTGTTCGGGTCGGCCGTGACCTGGGCCAGCCGGGGCAGGAGCGGGCCGGGGTTCGGGTTGGTGCGGAGCTGGTCGAGGTATTCGAGCAGCGCGGCCTTCGCTTTCGGGTCGCCGCGGAGCATGAAATGCACCCACGCCCAGGCTTCCCGGTATTCCGGCTTCTCCATCTGGGCCACTTTCCCGATGTTCTCCAGCCGGGCCAGGTCGGGGACGAACGGACCCTTCCGCAATTTTTCCAGGTGGTCCGGGTTGACCCCGTCGTTCCCCGGCGGCTGCTCGAAAAAGCCGGCGAGCCCCTCGTCGAGCCACAGCGGGACGCCCTTCAACACGGCGTGCAGCATCGCGTGCGTGAGTTCGTGCCGCAGGTCGGTGCGGAGGTTTTCGCCCATCCAGGTGTAAACCTGGAGGTCGTCGGTCGCCCCGGGCCGCTTCTGGTCGGCGATGAAGTACGCCCGCCGGACGGGGAGCCACGGGAACCGCTCGCGCATGAACGCTTCGTACTTGTCCTGGTCTTCGAACAGGAACACCTGGACGACGTTGTTCCCATCCGGGATGTGGAGTTCCCGCTGGAGTTGATCGGGTAGTTCTTCCAGCTCGCGGAACAAGGCGTCTTCGGCGGCGAGCGGGACGTCCGCGTAAAAGACGAACTTGGAGACGCGGAGCGGCGGGATCGTCCCCCCGGCTTCTTCGGCGCGGCCGCCGCGACCTGGGCCCGGGCGCCGTTTCCGGCTGCCGCGTCGGGCACGGTTGTCGGGCGAACAGACTCGCACCCGACGAGCGCGGCCGACCCCAACACGCCCCACCGGTAAAGCCGGGGGACGAGGCGGATGGCGCGGGGGCGCGGGACCGAGAAGGGTCGATCCATCGAGGCGTCCTTGCGGAACCGACGACAGAACACGCCGGGCACAATACCCGGACGGTCCCACCCCTGGCGAGGGCAGTTCTGAGCCAAGAAATCATCGGCCGCGGGCTCACGCGATCTTCATTCCGATCACCGAGAAGGTTGCGCTCCAACGTCTTACGGCGAATGTGGGTGAGATACAAAGGCGGGGCGATCTCGCTGCACCCGGGAGTTTCGGGAGTGGGGGTAAAGTAAACGGGGGTTTCAGCGCAATAAATGCAAAAAATGCCCCGGCCCCGCTCGGCAGCGCGGAAACCCGCCCGGCCCAAAACAGGGGTTTCAGCGCAATAAATGCAAAAATACCCCACCCACCGGCGCTCGGCGCGGGTCTCCGACCCCGCCGTTCGGCCCGACCGCAAGTCTCCTGTCCTACGGCGTGGGCTCATCCAATCGGTGCCTCATGAGGCGAGTATCAGAAGTGGAGAGCGGGGAGACCTGCGGTCGGGCCGAACGGCGGGGTCGGAGACCCGCGCCGAGCGCCGGTGACACGCCCGTCCCAAAACAAGGCTCTCAGCGCAATAAATGCAAAAAATGCTCCAAATCGCCACGGCTCGACGGCGCTCGGTCTGGTTTGCTCGGCGCGGTATGATGAACGGATTCGAGGAGATTAGCCGTGCCGTTACTCGATCATTTTCACCCCCCTCAGTCGCTGAATTGTGATTGGCCGTCCGTCCACGGTACGTGGATCACAACGATCCTCCAGCGATTGAATGCGAGCGTTCTCTCGCCGGGCTATGTGGCCCGCTCGTTCGTTCGCTTGGGAAACTCGGTTGAAGTTGATGTCAGCGCGTTACGGTGGCAACAGCCTCATTCGTTCGAGTCGGGAAACGGTGCGGGTAGGGTGGCGGTCGCGCCCCATGTTTATGCTCCGCCAACCGCACCGATCGCCGGGGCAGCCGACTTCACCGACCCGGACCTATTTGAGGTGCAGATTTTTCGCGGCGAGGGGCAGTGGCAGATGGTCGCTGCAATCGAGTTGGTGAGCGAAGCCAACAAAGACCGGCCCGAAACCCGGCGTGCGTTCGCGGTCAAATGCGCAAGCTACTTGCAGCGCGGGATCTCGGTGGTATTCGTCGATGTCGTAACGACGCGGTCGGCCGACTTCCACACCGAACTCGGCCGGTTGTTGCATTGGCCGGCCGAGTTCCACTGGACGTCTCCGTCCGGTCTGTCGGCGATCAGTTACCGCGCAGTCGCTCGGGAAGAAGAGGTTCACCTGGAAGTGTGGCCACACGCCCTCGCGGTCGGCACCGCGTTGCCGACCGTCCCGCTGTGGCTCGCGCCAGACCTGGCAGTGCCTTTGGAACTCGAACTGACTTATGCAGCCGCGTGCCAATCGCTACGACTCGATAACTCACCCCCAAATCCATAACGCCGATCTGGAACACACTCCGCTGGGAAAATCGCCTCGCGCTGGATTTAGGCTGATATCTTGGCACTACTGCCAACCGGCTCGCCGATTTCATGGAACTCTGCAATGCGAATTTTGGCTTTGATCGTTACGAGTCTCGCCGTGTCACCGCTCCCGGCCGCGGAGCCGATACCCACCGGACTGGGGGACCTGACACCGATCGTGAAACTCTTCGGAATGGCCCTCGTCGCAGATGCGAACCCGACGAAGCCGGTCGATCCAGGGGCAGCGATCCGCCATGAGCCAGTTCAGCCGAAGCCCAATGTGCCGGTGCTGGTCACCGCCCGGTTGGCAGCGGGCACGACCCGAGCCACCCTGAAATTGCAGGCCGTTGCCCCCGGCAAATACATTCGTAAATCTGACGCCGACTACGAAAAGGCGTGGACCGAGTTGCCCATGCGCGACGACGGCCTGGAGGGAGACGAGAAAGCTGGCGACAGTGTTTTCAGCGTCCGCGTCCCGCCATCGTACCAGCGCCACCGCTGGCTGCTGCGATACCGGATCGTGGCGACCGACAAGACCGGCAAAACGGTGCAGTCGCCCGCGGCCGACGACACCTGCCCCAACTTCGCGTGGTGGTGCGACGCCGGCCCCGCCCCGTGGACCGGTGCCCGTGATCCCGGCAAGACCCCGCCGGAGACGTTCTCCGCGGAGTTCCTCGGCACGCTGCAAACCTTCCACCTCCTGGCCCGAGCCGACGACGTCGCGCGGAGCCAGTGGGACGGCAACGCCCACAAGCAGAAACAGCAGGGGACGCTCGTCTACCGCGGTGTCGTCTACGATCACATCCAGTACAGCAATCGCGGTCAGGCGAGCGCCCACATGTCTGGCAAGAACAAGTGGGGGCTGAAGCTCAACCGTGGCCACGACGTCCCGCTCGTCGACCACGACGGGGTGCCGTTTCCCGCCCCGTGCGACAGCCTCAACTTGAACCCCGGCGGCTCCACCCCGCACATTCCTGTACACCGCGGCATCGGGGGTCTCGACGAGGTGCTGTCGATGCGGGCCTACCGTCTCGCCGGTGTCCCCAGCCCGCCGACTACATGGGTCCAGTGGCGCGTGGTCGACGGGGCCGAGGAAGTGTCTGCCGGGAACCAGTACAAGGGCGATCTGTGGGGACTTTATGTCGTGATCGGCGAGATGAAGCCGAAATTGCTCGCCGACCGCCCGTTGCCGGACGGCCTGACCGTCAGCATCCAGAGCGGCGTCAAGCACACCCCCCGCGGCATGACCGATGCCACCAAGGAGTGGGAGAAGTTCCTGGCCGGGATGCGGTCCGACCCCAAGGAAGCCTGGTGGCGAGAAAACCTCGACCTGCCGGCGTATTACAGCTTCCACGCGCTCAACCGACTACTGGGCAACGTCGACCTGCGGCCCGACGGAAACCACGGCTACTACCGCCGCCCCGACGGCCGGTGGGCTCCGATTCCCTGGGATAACGACATGATGTTCGTCCCCCGCCAGCACCAACCCGGCCACATCGAGGCGATCGGCTGCCTCAAGCACCCGGCGATCGCACTCGAATACCGCAACCGTGCGCGGGAGATTCTCGACCTATTTGCCGCCGACGCGGGCGACCGCGGTGGCCAGGTCGGGCAATTGGCCGCCGATCTCGGGGCCGTGCTGACGCCGAAGACGTTTGCCGTCGACTGGCCCCGGCTCGACGCGGCGCTCTGGAACCAACACCCACGGATGAACCAAAAGGGAACGTACTTCGTTAACCCTGGCACCGCCGACCACTGGGGCGGGCGGTGGACGCGGACCCTGGCGACTAACGACTTCGCCGGCTTCCGCCGGTACGTCGTCGATTTCTGCACCGATTCCCGCCCGATGAAGAACTACGCCCCGAACGACGGCGACCAGCGCGGCTACGGCTGGGGTTACCTCGCCCACGAGGCCAAGGACGACAAAATCCCCGCCACGCCGACGGTACAGCAGCCAACCAGCGGCCGGTTTCAGTTCGAGGCGTCGGCCTTCATTTCCCCTGCCGGTCACAAGCCGGCGGCGCTGGAATGGCGGGTCGGACGTGTGGGTCAACGGGGTTGGTACGAACTCGACGAGCGTTGGCGGACGGAAGTCAAATCGGGCCGCGAGGTCGGCATCCCGCCGGAAGCGTTCAAGGAACCCGGCGAATACCGCGTCCGCGCCCGCTGGCGAGACTCGACCGGCCGCTGCGGGCACTGGAGTTCGCCGGTCAATGTCAGCGTGCGGTGAGTTGCCGCGACCCCGCCTCCGCCACGAACAAACCACAGAAATACTAACCGCAGAGGGCACGAGAGGGCGCAGAGAGAAAACGATTCAGAAGGCATGCCACGAAGCATATTCTGATTAAACCCTGGTCTTTGCCTTCATTGCTTTCTCAGCGCCCTCTCGTGCCCTCTGCGGTTAATTTGAATTTGTATTTCTTCAAGTCGCGCCGCGGACGGCGGTCACGCGCATTCACCAATCGGGCGGCAATTGTTCCCCGCCATTCGCGGTGATGGCAGCCTTTAACACTTGCGGGCTGATCGACTTCTTGACTGCTCGAACCGACCCGTCAGCCATCCCCGCCAGAAACACGTCCCCGTGGCGGGCGCCAAGTGGTGGTAGGGGGCCATCGGGGTCGAACGGGAGTTCGTTGTACTGGGCCCAGGGAACAAAACACTCGGACTCAGCCATCAGGATCGTGTTCGACGTCCCGTCGGCCACGTCGGCGTACTTTTTACCCGGTTTGTTCTCCTCAAAAATTGCCCCACTTCCGACGAACACGCGGTACGGCGTCTGGTTGGTCGGTTCCACGTCGGCGCCCCGCGAATCGTAGTACGTCGGGACCGGAGTACGGGTGACTGGTCCATTGGTCGGTCCGTCCCACGCCTCCGCGAGATTGATCCGGTTGTAAAGGCTCTGTTGCTCGACATACGGCAGCAAGGGCACGCGCCAACTCAACCGCCCGGATGACGCGGGCGGCGCTTGGCCCGCGGGCGGCAGAACGTACGGGCCGGGGAACCCGGCGTACGTGTCGTGGTAGGCGTGCAGGCCAATCGTAATTTGTTTGATTTTGTTCTTTGACCCACCCAGCGCAGAGGGGCGATGAACTTTGATGACGGAGGGCAGTAAGAGGAGAAGGACTCCGACGGCACCAAGGATCAACCCGGCGAAAGCCATGCCCTTTCCGCTCCCGTTGCGGTGGCCGGCGCGGGTCAACCCGATGGCACCGCAGACGACGGCCGGGATCGCCGTCAGTCCGCCGCCGAAGCCGAGGACGCCGAACACCAGGGCGGCCGTCGCGATCCGGTTCGACGGATTGACGGAGGTGGTATCGTCTCTTTCGTCGTGCATGGGCCGGTCCTCGCTCGGGGACTGAAAGTTTTTCGCGCCGCTCTACCAGTCGATCGCGATTGGTTCGCCGCCGTCCGGTGTGATCGCGG is drawn from Fimbriiglobus ruber and contains these coding sequences:
- a CDS encoding DUF4058 family protein; amino-acid sequence: MPLLDHFHPPQSLNCDWPSVHGTWITTILQRLNASVLSPGYVARSFVRLGNSVEVDVSALRWQQPHSFESGNGAGRVAVAPHVYAPPTAPIAGAADFTDPDLFEVQIFRGEGQWQMVAAIELVSEANKDRPETRRAFAVKCASYLQRGISVVFVDVVTTRSADFHTELGRLLHWPAEFHWTSPSGLSAISYRAVAREEEVHLEVWPHALAVGTALPTVPLWLAPDLAVPLELELTYAAACQSLRLDNSPPNP
- a CDS encoding choice-of-anchor X domain-containing protein yields the protein MSPLPAAEPIPTGLGDLTPIVKLFGMALVADANPTKPVDPGAAIRHEPVQPKPNVPVLVTARLAAGTTRATLKLQAVAPGKYIRKSDADYEKAWTELPMRDDGLEGDEKAGDSVFSVRVPPSYQRHRWLLRYRIVATDKTGKTVQSPAADDTCPNFAWWCDAGPAPWTGARDPGKTPPETFSAEFLGTLQTFHLLARADDVARSQWDGNAHKQKQQGTLVYRGVVYDHIQYSNRGQASAHMSGKNKWGLKLNRGHDVPLVDHDGVPFPAPCDSLNLNPGGSTPHIPVHRGIGGLDEVLSMRAYRLAGVPSPPTTWVQWRVVDGAEEVSAGNQYKGDLWGLYVVIGEMKPKLLADRPLPDGLTVSIQSGVKHTPRGMTDATKEWEKFLAGMRSDPKEAWWRENLDLPAYYSFHALNRLLGNVDLRPDGNHGYYRRPDGRWAPIPWDNDMMFVPRQHQPGHIEAIGCLKHPAIALEYRNRAREILDLFAADAGDRGGQVGQLAADLGAVLTPKTFAVDWPRLDAALWNQHPRMNQKGTYFVNPGTADHWGGRWTRTLATNDFAGFRRYVVDFCTDSRPMKNYAPNDGDQRGYGWGYLAHEAKDDKIPATPTVQQPTSGRFQFEASAFISPAGHKPAALEWRVGRVGQRGWYELDERWRTEVKSGREVGIPPEAFKEPGEYRVRARWRDSTGRCGHWSSPVNVSVR
- a CDS encoding DUF1559 domain-containing protein → MHDERDDTTSVNPSNRIATAALVFGVLGFGGGLTAIPAVVCGAIGLTRAGHRNGSGKGMAFAGLILGAVGVLLLLLPSVIKVHRPSALGGSKNKIKQITIGLHAYHDTYAGFPGPYVLPPAGQAPPASSGRLSWRVPLLPYVEQQSLYNRINLAEAWDGPTNGPVTRTPVPTYYDSRGADVEPTNQTPYRVFVGSGAIFEENKPGKKYADVADGTSNTILMAESECFVPWAQYNELPFDPDGPLPPLGARHGDVFLAGMADGSVRAVKKSISPQVLKAAITANGGEQLPPDW